The Pyrus communis chromosome 2, drPyrComm1.1, whole genome shotgun sequence genome includes a window with the following:
- the LOC137726646 gene encoding putative germin-like protein 2-1 yields the protein MATDISFFGFVLSLYLSIAIASDHSPLQDFCVGDPKSQVVVNGLACKDPKTVEDNDFSFGGLHLEGNTSNPIGSSVTPVTVFQLPGLNTLGISLVRIDYAPSGVNPPHIHPRASEVLTLLEGSLEVGFVTSSPENRHITKVLQKGDVFVFPIGLVHYQRNVGSGNAVAIAALSSQNPGVVIIASSVFGSTPSIVNDILVKAFHVDKGIVNYLHSIF from the exons ATGGCCACTGATATTTCCTTCTTTGGGTTTGTATTATCTTTATATTTGTCAATCGCCATTGCATCGGATCATAGTCCACTTCAAGATTTCTGTGTTGGGGACCCGAAAAGTCAAG TGGTGGTCAATGGTCTAGCTTGCAAGGACCCTAAGACAGTTGAAGacaatgatttttcatttggtGGACTTCATTTAGAAGGCAACACATCTAACCCAATTGGGTCAAGTGTGACACCAGTAACCGTGTTTCAACTACCAGGTCTCAACACTCTTGGCATTTCACTTGTCCGAATCGACTATGCACCATCAGGTGTCAACCCTCCACACATTCATCCTCGCGCCTCCGAAGTTTTAACACTCTTGGAAGGCAGCCTTGAAGTCGGGTTTGTGACATCCAGCCCCGAGAACCGTCACATCACTAAGGTGTTGCAGAAGGGTGATgtgtttgtttttccaattgGACTTGTGCACTATCAGAGAAATGTAGGTTCTGGTAATGCTGTGGCTATTGCAGCTCTCAGCAGCCAAAATCCCGGTGTGGTGATAATTGCCAGTTCTGTTTTTGGGTCCACGCCTAGTATTGTCAATGACATTCTTGTGAAGGCATTCCATGTTGATAAAGGTATTGTCAACTACCTCCATTCGATATTCTAA